tgtgtgtgtgtgtgtcatttccTTTCGTTATCCGGGTTTTGTTAGAGGACGTCTACCACGTGTCTGCCACCTAACAGTTACTGTCCGTCGATGGCCAAGCACATCACGGACTTCTTATATATTCAGTCTCCACCACCAAAGAAACATGCGACGAACAACACCTTGCAGACGGAGGCGACAAACACGTTGGAGAACAAGACATAAGTTACATCAATGGTTGGTCTACATGCACTCTATAGATCTGTGAATAATTTCAGTAGCTGCAAAGTCAATTCCTCATCAGTGGGTGCTAGTACAGCAGCGACAAACACAAGATCTGCTATAATTGAAAATGGGAGAAAGAATTTAGCTGGCTTTTCTGCAAGAAGGTCCCGAGAAGCAGTGGATGTTCTGCACTCTCTATTCTAGCAGCCTAGCCAACAAGTCTGAGAAGTGGATTTTGTGCCTTGTACTCTTGTCAGAAGAGACAAAGTTGTCAAGCATGATCGATCCAATATCCATCCCAAAAATAGGATTTTAAGTTAAGACTTAACAAGTGCACTATGGACTCCGACTGTAACTGGGTTACTTAATATACAGATGCACAGAGGTACACTCAAGTTGTTAAATTTTATagtttattaatatattaatgcttattaatattaatgcttattaatataatattaatgcACCCCTTAAGACAATGTCTGGGGAAACACTGAATAATGCCAATTACCTTTTTAAGAACTGACTTGAGATAGACTGGTGTACTTTGAGACGAGAAAATCTCTCGTTTGAATTTGTCAATTATTCGGCGACCAGGAGACAACTCAAGAGAAGGAGGAagctaaacaaaacaacacaatgtgAGCATGCATCTACATCAATGTCTCTGATTTAAGCCTGTGTGCCTGAGAAATGAAGATAATCTTGTGTAGCTGATTGAGAATCTGCTGGACTGGATCGCTGATTTGACGAACTTTGCGATGAGAAATGGTCAGTGTTGCTGCAATCCCAGGAGATGCAGCTGCAAAGAACACACAaaagctacacacacacaccgacacacacacagacacacacacacacacacacacacacacacacacacacacaccgacacacacacacacacacacacacacacaccgacacacacatcgacagacacacacatcgacaaacacacacacacacacacacacacacacacacacacacaccgacacacacacaccgacacacacacaccgacacacacacaccgacacacacacacacacacacacaccgacacacacacacacacacacacacacacacacaccgacacacacacacacacacaccgacacacacacacacacacacacacaccgacacacacacacacacacacacacacacacacacacacacacacacacacacaccaacacacacacacacacacacacacaccgacacacacacacacacaccgacacacacacacacacacacacacacacacacacacacacacacacaccgacacacacaccgacacacacaccgacacatacaccaacacacaaacacacacacacacacacacaccgacaaacacacacacacacacacacacacacacacacacaccacacacacacacacacacacaccggcaCACACACCggcacacacattgacaaacacacacacacacacacacacacacacacaccgacacacacaccaacacacacacacacacacacacacacacacacacacacacacaccaacacacacacacacacaccgacacacacacacacacacacacacacacacacacacacacaccgacacacacacacacacacacacacacacacacacacacacacaccgacacacacacacacacacacacacacacacacacacacacacaccgacacacacacacacacacaccgacacacaccgacacacacaccgacacacacacacacacacacacacacaccgacacacacacacacacacacacacacacacacacacacacacaccgacacacaaacacacacacacacacacacacacacacacacatacacacacacacaccacacacacacacacacacacacacacacacacacacacacacacacacacacaccggcacacacaccgacaaacacacacacacacacatacacacacaccacacacacacacacacacaccggtacacacaccgacaaacacacacacacacacacacacacacacacacacaacacacacacacacacacacacacacacacacacacacacacaccggcacacacaccgacaaacacacacacacacacacacacacacacacacacacacacacacacacatacacacacacacacacacacacacacacacacacacacacacacaccggcacacacaccgacaaacacacacacacacacacacacacacacacacacacacaccacacacacacacacacacacacacacacacatgcacgcacacacacacacacacacacacacacacacacacacacaccacaccgacacacacacacacacacacacacacacacacacacacacacaccacaccgacacacacacacacacacacacacacacacacacacacacacacacacacacacacacaccgacacacacacacacaccgacacacacacacacaccgacacacacacacacaccgacacacacacacacacacacacacacacacacaccgacacacacacacacacacacacacacacacacacaccgacacacacacacaccgacacacacacacacacaccgacacacacacacacacacacacacacacacacacacacacacacacaccaacacacacacacacacacacacacacacaaacacacacaacaacaacacaatgtaccaaacaaattaatatcaataaaaacaagaacaaatgCCAAAATATCAGAATGCATTGCTATACCTGAAGACTTTCTACTGCCAATTGATTCAACTCCAGATGAACTAACaagcaaagcaaacaaatgtgTCACACAAATAATCACCAAATGCATACAATTCACCCTCACTTGCTAAGAGTACGTCTCCGTCGGGAAGGAACAGGACCGACTCCTTGGGTTGCTGCAACGGGACTGTCAAGCACAGGTGCAGGCATATTATGATGCACTCGTCCCGACGCTCCCATACTGCTcaaactgcaacacaaacaattttcATATGACAATAAAGAATCAAGCAAaccaatttgtgtgtgtgtgtgcatgcgtatgtgtcagtgtgtgtgtgtgtgtgtgtgtgtgtgtgtgtgtgtgtgtgtgtgtgtgtgtgtgtgtgtgtgtacatgtgtgtgtgtgtacgtgtgtgtgtgtacatgtgtgtgtgtgtacgtgtgtgtgtgtgtgtgtgtgtttgtgtgcatgcgtgcatgtgtgtgtgtgtgtgtgtgtgtgtgtgtgtgtgtgtgtgtgtgtgtgtgtgtgtgtgtgtgtgtgtgtgtgtgtgtacatgtgtgtgtcattCACTCATTCAATCATGCATGTCTCCAGTCATTCATTGTCCTTGCATCTACCTGTCCAGCTGATGAAGTCGTCTTGCACCTCCACTCTTCGACCTCGTCGGCGGATGAGGCACGAAATTCCCAAGTTTCGATTGCGGAGAGTCCGACGACGGAGGTGACGTACCATAAGTAAATTTTCTCGCAGCTTCGTCCTTTTCCTTCAAACCCTCTTTGCCAAGTTTTGTTGCAGAAAGTCGTTTTAATCTCGGGAGACTAACAGAAGGCGGAGACGTTGCCTTTGCATATCTGTTTGCCTCACTCGTTTCATCACCAGcatcctacaacacacaatgATGCTATGACACAGGCCATTCAAAACAGTTTGCTCTGGCCTAACGTGTGCTAAGAGGGCGTCGTCCAAGGGTAGCGCGCTAAGAGGGCAGTTTTCCAGCATTGCACTTACTTACTCAATTACTGTAACACGTGGCTATGCAATGACATACTCCAAGGTCTCATGCAGGGCGACGTAAACAGTCAAGATGCTATAATCTACTTTCGTtcaaactataaatatattagttatttaatcacctatacccTCAACCGGAAGTTTCAGGCAATCGTCGACTGGTGAAGGTAAAGCTTTGAAAGACAGTCCGGCCAAAATTGGACCGACCGGACTGGCTCCTACTGCCCTGTGCCAAACATTGTAGCTGAATGTTGGGATGCCTACCTGTGATAGTGATCCGCCGCTGAGCAAGAGATTATCAAACACACTGTCTGTACTTTTGCCACTCGATGCAAGACGATCGTCCCGTGAGTTGCCTGCGACGTCGCCTTCTTCACCTTCACTGCTTGTAGCCAACTCGCATGGTGGACTTACTATAGTCTGcccaaaaattaattaacccaaaaattaatttactgGCAATTTTATATCAATTAGTATGAAAGAAATTCTGACCGAAGATCCGACTTCGTGATGTCTGAGATGTCCTTCGTCTATTAATTGATTGGTGCTGTCTTGTCTTTGATTGCTACTAGAAATGGTTGAGCCAGTGTGAAGAGATCGATCAGAGCGTTCTTGAGAGACGTGGAATAGACGCTCGAATCGTTGTCTGTGATATGTTGAGTCGTCCTTGTGTCTAAGAACAAATTATGTGTCGAAAAGAGGCCAGCTATATCAAGtggcagtctgtctgtctctgtctgtctgtctgtctgtcggcaCTGTTAGATCACTGCAAGGATAAggggctggtgcatggctggatgtcatccccacttccgctaagcacgctttaaaaacaaacaaattttctttagcgtcttacctgaggttgggagtggctctacctcacaattcagtcttaaatgggtggaATGAATGCCTGTCTAaccttcaccttccccatcaaacagaaccaagacatcaatacatcaatactgaagactgtccagacattacaatgtttgatccaaatactggacagaattcggatcttgatgtgtccctggctcatccgtggagccaggacattattaggagggctagcaaggaaaatggtcctGCTGCCGtggcaagagaagaaaagaaaatgaaaaaatattcagaagagcttgttccaggaggatatgtatcaagatgtgttcctcttgtgatagaacattttggaaggtggggcacaaaggcagagaattcttgcagcatttgtcacaacagtcagcaaatccaaaagccaattttaatgcttccatgttcatatcatattggagaaaaagattttctacaattctgtaaagatgcaatgccaaagttatccttagaaaactttcaaaactgccacatccattagttaatgactttgttgtttgcaaggactcgTTAGTATTTataaaatcctagcatatgtacaagtagaatctgtatgagaataaattatctgtctgtctgtctgtgtttctgtctgtctgtctgtctgtctgtctgtctatctgtctgtctatctgtgtgccTGCATCCTTGTCTCAATCTCCAGTGGTGCTTACAACTGGACACGCATTCTCTCTTGTTCTAGCCttctttccgtcttcgtctgtTGTGCAGACAGTTTATCAATATGCAGCATCAGAATGTCAACAATAGAACCTGCCAACTGCAACAAAAACGACACTATGACAACAGCATAGCAAacagaccagcacaaaacacaataaacaaacagccaagAAAACCGTTGATGCAACAAAACCCATTGCATGATTGTAACACATTaagtatttattaattaatacttaattaattaatttcttcaGATACACTGCGTGTGAACGAGCAATCAAAAATATCAAGAAAGTAAAGAgtgcaaacatacaaagtctgcaaacaaacaaataacaaaaacacAGTGCACACCAAACACCACTCCATACCCCAACAATATCAGGCCGCAGGTCTGGTTCAGCTGTAAGGCATCTGAAGTTAACAAATGATTAGCAAACATcattgatggacagacattgGACTCCAACCTGGCTACTGTCTCAGAGATTCGTGACGAATACAAACCAACAGGAATGGGTTTGTAGTCGACTTCAGCAatctaaaatacaaaattccTATGCTGATATTGATTAAGACCAGTGATGCATGCATTATAGACGAGTAAGACAATAAACAACCGGTagattcgtgtgtgtgtgtgtgtgtgtgtgtgtgtgtgtgtgtgtgtgtgtgtgtgtgtgtgtgtgtgtgtgtgtgtgtgtgtgtgtgtgtgtgtgtgtgtgtgtgttacagtgtgtgtgcacacatgtgcgtccgtacatgtgtgcatgcatgcatgcatgcgtgtgtgtgtgtgtgtgtgtgtgtgtgtgtgtgtgtgtgtgcgtgtgtgtgtccatctgcaAGAAAACAATACATTACAACACATCAActccacaaacaaacactcataTCAAATAACACCATCCACAACCTTCTTTGCCAACGCGAGAACATTCTGAGCGTTAAACGGCGGCTCAAGAGCTGCCATTTGGTGGAGTATACAACCAGCAGCCCACACATCAGCTTTCTCACTATATGGAACACCTTGAATCAACTCAGGACTAAAGCACAACAAAACCAAAATCACATCCTATACCCACATATACAGCATCACAATTAATTTACAAACTAATTTCATTACCAATGATAGAGAACCGTACCGACGACCGAAACCATCACACTTGTGTCCGGTTTCTGCTTAGCAAGGCCAAAATCCGCTATTAAGAAACATAAATTAGCAATTAGGTCATGCAAAATTTATTACTTGTTGATCATCagaatttataaaaaattGAGACAAAcggtttttatttttataaatatataaaaaataaaatataaaaataaaatataaaattaaatataaaaattaaatataaaaaaatataaaaattaaatataaaaattaaatataaaattaaatataaaattaaatataaaaattaaatataaaaaaatataaaaattaaatataaaaatcaaatataaaattaaatataaaaataaaatataaaaataaaacgtaaaaattaaatataaaaattaaatataaaattaaatataaaaattaaatataaaaaaatataaatattaaatataaaaatcaaatataaaattaaatataaaataaaatataaaaataaaatataaaaataaaacgtaaaaattaaatataaaaatcaaatatcaaattaaatataaaaataaaatataaaaataaaatataaaataaaacgtaaaaattaaatataaaaattaaatataaaattaaatataaaattaaatataaaaattaaatataaaattaaatataaaaattaaatataaaattaaatataaaattaaatataaaattaaatataaaaattaaatataaaattaaatataaaaataaaatataaaaataaaacgtaaaaataaaatataaaaataaaatataaaattaaatataaaaattaaatataaaattaaatataaaaataaaatataaaaataaaatataaaattaaatataaaattaaatataaaaattaaatataaaaataaaatataaaaataaaatataaaaataaaatgtaaaaataaaatataaaaataaaatataaaaattaaaatataaaaatacaatataaatttaatttcaacaatataaaaatagaattaaaaCAGCGGTGTATTTCATTTCTATATTTTTGTATTACGTGTTCATGCAGTcaacagtacatgtacatacactaATACCTCGGTTATCCAGGCACCTCCAGACAGGGCACTGTCCATAACTAGAAAATATCCATACCTCAGAGGGTCAATTACTACACTGATAGCGTGTCATCCAAGAGGGAAAACTGTAATCTGCATACAATACACCGCCACTTGGCAACAGTCGGGTCCTCTGCACTGAACACGTGGCAACTGATCTTTTCTCGATCTTACCAAATGTCTCCAACAGTTGACTTCGGCAGTTCAAAAATCTCAGCTACACAGCGTTGTGACTTCCCTTTCTCGATTTCTCTTATGATTTCTATCTTTTTCTCAAGTGTAAACAGACCGCCTCTGCTTACTGGTCACCATTTCCGTGGGTGCAAAATCGCACATTCACATTCATAAACGTTTTCACGTGATTGCTAAGACTGTCCAGTAGATCAAGGTGCCCAGAACTTCAAGGACCGAATAACCGAGGTATTAGTGTACAATAAAATTTCAAACCcagaataaaaattaaaatttgtggGCGGGTCCAAATAGAGACGCACTCTGACGATCAACAAGTAATTGACTTTGAATGCATGGCCTAACTTTACAAGCTGAACATGCAGTATAAATCACTGTTGACTGTCTTACTGATTGTGACTTTGTCGTTCTCGCCAAGCATGATGTTTCCGGGTGTGAGATCGCGATGAACAATGCGTTTCTCCTTGTGAAGATATCGCAATGCGAGAACAATCTGTATAGTATACACATTCATCATTCTTCGAATGCAAACCATTAATCACGATAGATTTTCGATGTGACAAAGTTTAGCTCTACATACATCACGTTCTGTTCAATATGTTACTGTAGGTGACTAACATCAGCCAAAATATATTAGACTCTACCCGCCATCATACTTCTGGCAAGGAAGGTCTCGAGAAAtgcccatatatatatatatatgtttagaTGGTACTGCTAGTCCCCTATGGgacctataatataatatatatgtataatatatatatataaaaaaaaatatatatatatatatatatatataatatctaatatataaagctcaaatatatatataaagctcaaactgtcgtgtgtgtgtgtgtgtgtgtgtgtgtgtgtgtgttcgcgtttggcggccacgtcttttgtctgttcgcaaccgaaatcggcacgcacactcggcacgcacaggggaaggtttgcgtaaaagaattaaaaaaattatgcacagggtcccctctcgaggggtcgacccaaacgctacacattccagttcattcaaacacacgctcacaccagtcctgtgtagactgtatgcatcgtcgtccttcgcaaagcttcaagcaatcgaatatctcttgccgacaaaacttactcttctagcgctttcgtttctttccaaattctgattgcatttgcaccgaatccaacctacacgttttctgccgCAAgtgctacacggggagtgtgtcgatttctattgAAACAAGcgcaaagagcaagattcgaattcattcagcatatccgggaccttgcaacaaaaagattgcacgtgacgtgtccacagacctatctttacactacagtatcttgcctgtacgaaggacgggccatgtacactagtatatatatatatatatatatatatatatatatatatatatatatatatatatataattcttGTTCTGTGCTCACCAAGCATTGTGGGTATAAAGACTTCGATAGCAGGAGGTCTAAGTGTCACTCAATTGCATTCCGGTCGTGTCTGAGTTCATTGATTGCGGCCAAttacaattgtaattaattaaattaataaacactATGAACGAACGTCCTAATATAATCAGAGATCAGACATTCATTCGTCGATCTTGTGGACTTTGATCTGTAGCACAGTAACGAGACAGAAAGTGTTGATTTCGAGGCTCTGTGGACCAATTCCCGCAGCCATGAAGCGAAATTGTCATTGATTAATTGGCTAATAATGATGCATTGAATTTGATTTGATCGAGCGGCGTCCCTCGACATGTCAGACAAATTATGAAATACATGTAAGAACACAAAGGTGCTATAGTGGCACTCTGCATTCAAATAAGACGTTACAACAAGCAGCAACTGAACGAGACTAGGAGGCCGGACAAACAAAGCTCACATGGCTAAACAAAAGCACGTTAGACTCACAAGATCACAACAGTAGATCGAAATCAGCACTAAGTCAGGCATCAGACAATTTGGTCACAAAACATACGCGTCCCTCCTGCAACAGGACAGTAGTTCAAGGTCTACAGGGTCGCAACGATTCAGGCGTCTCTTCAAATTCATAGGCATGCAACTTAGTATGACCATAATCAACATACACGACACGAGCTAAATGCGATTGAGTGACACCTACTTAGACGTTCTGCTATCTTTAAGAGATCTTTATCGCATGATTCTTGGGGAGTACAAACAAATATGGATTGGGCATTTCCCCAGACCCTTCCTTGCCGGACGTATGATGATGGGTAAGGTCTGGTTATGCGAGATTAGATCATCATGTCTGCCTACCTGAACGAAGATGTTCCATATGCGTTCTTCTGAGAAACactctttcttctctttctgtgAGCTAAAATGCTCCATCAGAGGTGCCCCATCGATTAACTCCATTACAACATATAACTTGTCTGACTCTGTAAATGCACTGTAATATCGGACAACATTGGGATGCCGTAACTATGGAAACAAAGAGCAACTCAGTTTTGGAAGTAAGTAGGAATGTGTTTGTTCTACCTTTTCCTGCATTATTGACACTTCGGCAATGATCTCTCCGACACTTGTTTCTCTTTCCTTTTGTGTCTTGCCGAATGCTGGACTGTGCTTGTTCAACTAAACGATGAAAGAATGTGATGTGTTGAAAATGTCAATGAGCACGACGCATGCATGGACGTGGAAAACATGGGCAAGCAAACGAgctaactgacagacagacaagcacacagacaggccagcacacacacacacacacacgtacgcacgcatgcacgcacgcacgcacgtgcacacagtcacatgcacagagacagacagacagataatttctATTcacatacagattctacttgtacatatgctaggatttcttaattaaatacaaaccagtccttgcaaacaacaaagtcattaactaatggccttgacagacagacagacagacagacagacagacagacagacagacagacagacagacagacacacacacacacaaacacacacacacacacacacacacacacacacacacacactaatatGCAAAATACTGTAACAGACTACACATCAGATGACCTACCATCTTCGCATATACCCCAAATATGGCACATTTTGCTTTCCTTCATGCATCAATATTTATCTACCGCTTACCTCCTTCATTGCATAGTATTTGTGTTCATCTGGTTTGAAGTGAGATTCTCTTGACTTCGTCTTTACTTTGTACACACTGCCGAATGCGCCTGAACCAAGATGTTCCATCACGTCGTACTTTCTCACTCGATGCATAGGAGCTTTTAACTGATTAATAGCATTGATGTTGTTTCTAACGTCTTGCAACTCATTCTcctataaacaaacaagataaacagtctgtctgtctgtctgtccgtccatccatccgtatgtctgtccatctgtctgtctgttagtaaatctgtctgtccgtccatccatctgtcagtctg
This window of the Corticium candelabrum chromosome 17, ooCorCand1.1, whole genome shotgun sequence genome carries:
- the LOC134193060 gene encoding serine/threonine-protein kinase Nek10-like; its protein translation is MPVGSEDKRPSRLGFDEQHRELTRLVDILNVSAVVRSKPPVPSQTNGHATLWSSASSRETSPAHSGVSTGLSEIRAFEQFGKMYQTEREFSQHSHKDLFLQLMQALINQRLSNKEWLEKSESDGVLLALACLRMLLRDAAFLLEFFSMGGVKGVAELLASLTGLYLSSVEKPCLVDQLKELTNICQKLTTNVSKREWLVACGIHKSLVLLLSSGDVYILHCSLVALTNLASSNQSRGVIGDLNCIEVLLRILQDYDIVSKRLASDLLKRLCAEEQVREQVRVFDGIPICLSLLHMEDVLLLLNMVGIVEWLAFDVDSRDDIRLIGGIPLLISLLQRDCLYARPSSSSFVVSARPLRTPQQVTSGQIPEDDKQSVWNFHVKAASCSALTVLVKSDTNAQHIVSANGVYVIALYILPHMTTTFEESVAAMNLQNTAFRALRFLFCKERNRRLFKQLFPPDLFEMFIDVGHYNLELSAYERMTQRINIMQENELQDVRNNINAINQLKAPMHRVRKYDVMEHLGSGAFGSVYKVKTKSRESHFKPDEHKYYAMKELNKHSPAFGKTQKERETSVGEIIAEVSIMQEKLRHPNVVRYYSAFTESDKLYVVMELIDGAPLMEHFSSQKEKKECFSEERIWNIFVQIVLALRYLHKEKRIVHRDLTPGNIMLGENDKVTITDFGLAKQKPDTSVMVSVVGTVLYHCPELIQGVPYSEKADVWAAGCILHQMAALEPPFNAQNVLALAKKIAEVDYKPIPVGLYSSRISETVARCLTAEPDLRPDIVGLAGSIVDILMLHIDKLSAQQTKTERRLEQERMRVQLHKDDSTYHRQRFERLFHVSQERSDRSLHTGSTISSSNQRQDSTNQLIDEGHLRHHEVGSSTIVSPPCELATSSEGEEGDVAGNSRDDRLASSGKSTDSVFDNLLLSGGSLSQDAGDETSEANRYAKATSPPSVSLPRLKRLSATKLGKEGLKEKDEAARKFTYGTSPPSSDSPQSKLGNFVPHPPTRSKSGGARRLHQLDSLSSMGASGRVHHNMPAPVLDSPVAATQGVGPVPSRRRRTLSNSSGVESIGSRKSSAASPGIAATLTISHRKVRQISDPVQQILNQLHKIIFISQLPPSLELSPGRRIIDKFKREIFSSQSTPVYLKSVLKKLVSGSKEVVDLSFGFGGPVLTARIFEIEATASTLEVAGDHAASNALLSSSMIFDSSSGGSIGITYEQLQVVIESVLVDCGYYDMPSQPGYKMAPLAPIGSQGSSRSSSSSTSNSATRTKRLSNM